A single Pseudoalteromonas phenolica DNA region contains:
- a CDS encoding sensor histidine kinase, whose product MAARFKSPDLTSALLPIMVTERGVLAMLVTAQLLATLLAFAPMSIGSAWERLGLISLFIHLVSTISLAAVYGLKSQLEKLNSNLEILTIIAIFQANTLILSLASQYYISDQIDWTIAGQHCLLGLGMQLFFIYLMSIYAERVETIKALSKVELDALYARIRPHFLNNSLNTIAELTHVDPQAAEQATLNLARLSQAAMRTQQLTTLVDEINLSKQYLAIEAWRFGDKFEVVWHIDSCNLASQVPVLSIQPLLENAVNYGIEPSGNKSQIEVSIFDTDEQIVIKITNPTNNFNRSSHSGQGIALSNIKARVELHFGKSASLRTSIQQDQFVSELCIPFGVKA is encoded by the coding sequence ATGGCAGCAAGGTTTAAATCGCCCGATTTAACTTCTGCATTGCTGCCAATTATGGTTACTGAGCGTGGTGTGCTTGCCATGCTTGTTACCGCACAATTACTTGCAACCTTGTTAGCTTTTGCGCCTATGAGCATTGGATCAGCGTGGGAGCGTTTAGGCTTAATTAGTTTATTCATTCATCTAGTTAGTACGATAAGTTTGGCTGCTGTTTATGGTTTAAAGTCACAGCTAGAGAAACTCAATTCGAACCTAGAAATTCTTACAATTATAGCGATCTTTCAAGCAAACACGTTAATTCTAAGTTTAGCTTCTCAATATTATATTTCGGATCAAATTGATTGGACTATTGCTGGGCAGCATTGCCTATTAGGGTTAGGTATGCAGCTGTTCTTCATTTATTTGATGAGTATTTATGCTGAACGAGTAGAGACGATTAAAGCACTTTCAAAAGTAGAGCTTGACGCATTATATGCTCGTATAAGGCCGCATTTTTTAAATAATAGTCTTAATACTATTGCTGAATTAACTCATGTGGACCCTCAAGCCGCGGAGCAAGCCACGTTAAACTTAGCGCGGTTATCTCAAGCTGCAATGCGTACTCAACAGTTAACTACCTTAGTAGATGAAATAAACTTATCAAAGCAATATTTGGCGATAGAAGCATGGCGCTTTGGTGATAAGTTCGAAGTTGTATGGCATATTGATTCTTGCAACTTGGCAAGTCAGGTGCCTGTTTTATCGATTCAGCCTTTGCTCGAAAATGCAGTAAATTACGGTATTGAGCCGAGTGGTAATAAAAGCCAAATTGAAGTATCTATTTTTGATACTGATGAGCAAATTGTTATTAAGATTACTAATCCAACCAATAATTTTAATCGCAGCAGTCATTCAGGGCAAGGGATCGCTTTGTCGAATATTAAAGCCCGGGTTGAGCTTCATTTTGGAAAAAGTGCGAGTTTACGCACTTCGATTCAACAAGATCAGTTTGTTTCTGAGTTATGCATTCCTTTTGGAGTCAAAGCATGA
- a CDS encoding LytR/AlgR family response regulator transcription factor, whose translation MKYIIADDEPLARARIMRLLKAWPHYECVAEVSSGDDVESAIIENPVQLLFLDINMPGLDGIKTAEMLNQKYRDLKIIFITAHSEFALEAFNVFAAGFLVKPVSQSDLFSLLERLFKPRIQYQVGAQIRWVDVDEVIVAKAEDKLTQIYFQGGEATIDLSLKKLLNLYPDHFVQIHRNTLVKAKSIVQLEHTHSGILVSLANYPEKLAVSRRAYSSIKNHL comes from the coding sequence ATGAAATACATCATTGCTGACGATGAGCCTTTAGCAAGGGCAAGGATCATGCGTTTGCTAAAGGCTTGGCCACATTATGAGTGTGTTGCGGAAGTAAGCTCTGGTGATGATGTTGAGTCGGCTATTATAGAAAACCCAGTACAATTGTTATTTCTTGATATCAACATGCCTGGACTTGATGGTATTAAAACAGCTGAGATGCTTAATCAAAAATATCGTGATTTAAAAATTATCTTTATTACTGCCCATAGTGAATTTGCCCTAGAAGCTTTCAATGTGTTTGCTGCTGGTTTTTTGGTGAAGCCTGTGAGCCAATCAGATTTATTTTCACTTTTAGAACGGTTGTTCAAACCTCGTATTCAATATCAAGTAGGAGCTCAAATACGCTGGGTTGATGTCGATGAAGTTATAGTGGCGAAAGCGGAAGATAAGCTTACGCAAATTTATTTTCAGGGGGGAGAGGCAACAATTGATTTAAGCCTTAAAAAGTTGCTCAACCTTTACCCTGACCATTTTGTACAAATTCATCGAAACACGTTAGTAAAAGCAAAATCTATAGTTCAACTCGAACATACGCACTCAGGCATACTTGTCAGTTTAGCTAATTATCCTGAAAAATTAGCGGTAAGCCGCCGTGCTTACTCATCAATAAAAAATCATTTATAG